GAACCCTGCACTTTACCCCTTGACTTCGGCGGAGAGCAAGCAGCGCGCGACCTCGTGTCAGGGCAAGAACCACTCTACTCGACTTCCCTTGGTTGCGCTTACTGCGCCGACTCGCTCGAGATCATGCGTGGGATTCCCGATGAATCCGTCAACCTGGTGTTCACTTCCCCCCCCTATGCCCTTCATTTCAAGAAAGAATATGGCAACGCGGACAAGGCAGATTATGTCGAGTGGTTTCTGCCCTTCGCGCGGGAGATCAAGCGCATCATCCGCAACGATGGTTCTTTTGTGTTGAATATCGGCGGGAGTTGGAATTCCGGACACCCTACACGGTCGATCTACCAGTACAAGTTACTCATTGCCCTGGTCGAAGAGCTAGGTTTTCAATTGGCGCAAGACTGCTACTGGTATAACCCGGCAAAAATGCCTGCCCCAGCCGAATGGGTCACGGTCAGGCGCATCCGCGTCAAGGATGCCGTCGAGCATGTTTGGTGGTTTTCAAGAACAGAATGGCCCAAGGCCGATAACCGAAAGGTCTTGCGTCCGTACTCTAAAGACATGATTCGCTTAGCGAAGCGCGGGGTCAAGAACACCGTCAGGCCGTCCGGATACAACATTAAGGATAGCTTCACGGCAATTGCGTCCGGCGGATCAATTCCCCCCAACGTGATCGACGATGAAACACCATCGGAACTGCTGAAGTTCGGCAATAACGCATCCAACGACAGCTACACCAAGAGATGTAAAGAGGTCGGCGTCAAGATACATCCGGCGAGGTTTCCGGCGATGTTGCCCGAATTTTTCATTAACTTTCTCACGGACGAGGGAGATCTTGTGCTCGACCCCTTTGCCGGCTCGAATACCACCGGAAAAGTGTCGGAAGACCTTGGCCGCAGGTGGATTGCGGTAGAACGCATAGAGACTTACCTGGAGGCGAGCAAGTTCCGGTTCGGCATGGCGTAATCTCCCGTCACTTGGAAAGCTGGCACCAGGCGCGCGCAGCCATCCCTGTCGCCAGCGACCGCCTAAGGCTGTCCCCAGCCCGGCTCCTGACGGATGGTATCGCCGCCTAGCCAAGTACCAGGACGCCCACCGCAAGGCGCGGCAGGCGCTGTACCCGGGTCTGACCATGAGCGGCCTGTACAACGTGCTGGAGCAACTGCGCCGCGGTGAGTCCTTGGGGCCGAAAGTGCGGCAGGTCCAGGAACAGGGCTTGGTCTCGGTGCTGCGCCAACTCCACGACGAACTCGACGCCGCCGTCCTCGCCGCCTACGGCTGGGCGGATCTGACCGGCGCCCTGCTCGCCGGGTCCGCCGCGCGGACCTCGCCCCCGGGCAGGACGGGGCATTCGCCCCGTCCCGAACGTTTGGAAACGGGCACCGACCCGCTAGACCCGCAATTTGACGCGGCATCCGAAACCTTGCGGACGGGGCGAATGCCCCGTCCGGCCCAGGGTATGGCCCGTCCAGCCCAGGGGGGCGATGACCGCGTCGAGGCGGTGATCCTGGAACGCCTGGTAGCCCTGAACGCCGAGCGCGCGGCCGAGGAGCGCCGCGGCCTGATCCGCTGGCTGCGCCCGGCTTTACAGAACCCCGGCGGCCAGGCCGCCGACGATGGCGCCGTCCAAGCCGAGACGCAACTCGGGCTCGCCGCGCCCACCGCGAGCGGCCCCAAACCCGACTGGCCCAAGACCCTGCCCGAGCAGTTCCAGGCCCTGCGCGCCGCGCTCGCCGCCCGCCCCGGCCCCGGCAGCGCCGCGGACCTGGCCCAGTGCTTCACCCGCGCGCCGCGTGCCCGGGTCGCCGAACTCCTGGAGACCCTCGTGAGCCTCGGCCACGCCCGCCGCTTGGAAGATGCCCGCTACCTTCCCGGCTGATCCTTGCTACCCTCGCATGGTCCAACGGGGACACCGATCGCACAACACCGTCCAGTTGACCCTAAATCCGGATCATGCGTCGGGCCCCAGCCCAATCGTGATGCCGATCGGTGTCATTCCTTGCCAATCCGGGAGTCGCCTTGGAGATGAATAACGTCACCATGAGTATTCAGGAACAACGGATCGATGACTCGGCCCAGCAGGCGCTGGCCGTGACCATCTACAATGACGACCTGGCCCTGGTGAAGGACCTGCGTCGCCTGACCCTGACCCTGGGCGAAAACCGCCTCGCCTGGCGTAATGTCTCAGGCCGTATCCGCCCCGAGACCGCCCTCTTATCCGAAACCTCGGGGACGCTCCAGGTCAGTCTGCTGGAACAGAATTTCGACTTCGACCTGCTCACGCCCCAGAGCCTGCTCAGGAAATATCTCGGCCGCAGGGTCCAGGTCATCCGCACCAACAACGCCGGGGAGCGCACCGTGGAGGAGGCCACTGTCCTCGCCACCAACGAGGGCGTGATCCTGCGCTATGCCGATCGCATCGAGACTGGCCTGGTCGGACACCTCGCCTTCCCCGACCTGCCGGCGGACCTGCGCGATCAGCCCACCCTGGTCCTGCATCTGGAGGCGGCCCAAGCCGGGGCCGGGACCTTCGAGCTGTCTTATCTCACCGGCGGTCTGAGTTGGCGCGCGGACTATGTGGCCGACCTGTCAGCCGACGGTCTGACCCTGGACCTGAGCGGCTGGGTCACCCTGACTAATGACAGCGGGGTGGCCTACCGTCAGGCGCGGGTGCAACTGGTGGCGGGGGAGATCAACCAGGTCGAAATGGATACTCACTATTGTTTGTGCGATGAACCCCCGCGGCCGTGCCCGATGGAAGGACCGCCAGAGGAGGAAAGCCTGGACGAGTACCACCTCTATACCCTCCAGCGCCCCACCGATATCCTCAACAACCAGACCAAACAGGTGGCGCTCCTCTCGGCCCCGCGGGTGCCGTTGACGCGGGAACTGCTAGTTCGGGGCGACCCCTACTACTACCGGTCCAAGTCATCGGACGGCTGGGACAAATTTCCAGTCGAATCGACCCTGAGCTTCACGAATGCGGACGGGAGCCTGGGCATCCCACTGCCGAAGGGTGTGGTGCGGGCCTACTCCAAAGACAGCCGCGGCAACGCCCAGTTCATCGGCGAGGACCGGATCGAGCATACCCCCAAGCACGAGACCGTCACCCTGAAGCTCGGGGAGAGCTTTGATGTCAGGGTCCGCCGCAAGCAGACGGAGTTCAACAAGCTGTCCGGTACCGGCCGCTACAACTATGCCTATGAGGCCGCCTTTGCCCTGGAGCTGAAGAACGCCAAGGCCGATCCGGTTACCGTCAAGGTGATGGAACCCATTCCAGGTGACTGGACGATGCTCCTGGAAAGCCAACCGCACACCAAGGATGCGTCAAACCTGGCCTTCTGGCTGGTTCAGGTCCCGGCAGAGGGTGCCGTCACCCTGACCTGGCGGGTACAGGTCCGGCATTGACGGGAGCGGGGCTAGCGCGCAGTGGGCCGTTGCGACCCGCAG
The DNA window shown above is from Candidatus Thiodictyon syntrophicum and carries:
- a CDS encoding DNA-methyltransferase; amino-acid sequence: MQEPCTLPLDFGGEQAARDLVSGQEPLYSTSLGCAYCADSLEIMRGIPDESVNLVFTSPPYALHFKKEYGNADKADYVEWFLPFAREIKRIIRNDGSFVLNIGGSWNSGHPTRSIYQYKLLIALVEELGFQLAQDCYWYNPAKMPAPAEWVTVRRIRVKDAVEHVWWFSRTEWPKADNRKVLRPYSKDMIRLAKRGVKNTVRPSGYNIKDSFTAIASGGSIPPNVIDDETPSELLKFGNNASNDSYTKRCKEVGVKIHPARFPAMLPEFFINFLTDEGDLVLDPFAGSNTTGKVSEDLGRRWIAVERIETYLEASKFRFGMA
- a CDS encoding DUF4139 domain-containing protein gives rise to the protein MNNVTMSIQEQRIDDSAQQALAVTIYNDDLALVKDLRRLTLTLGENRLAWRNVSGRIRPETALLSETSGTLQVSLLEQNFDFDLLTPQSLLRKYLGRRVQVIRTNNAGERTVEEATVLATNEGVILRYADRIETGLVGHLAFPDLPADLRDQPTLVLHLEAAQAGAGTFELSYLTGGLSWRADYVADLSADGLTLDLSGWVTLTNDSGVAYRQARVQLVAGEINQVEMDTHYCLCDEPPRPCPMEGPPEEESLDEYHLYTLQRPTDILNNQTKQVALLSAPRVPLTRELLVRGDPYYYRSKSSDGWDKFPVESTLSFTNADGSLGIPLPKGVVRAYSKDSRGNAQFIGEDRIEHTPKHETVTLKLGESFDVRVRRKQTEFNKLSGTGRYNYAYEAAFALELKNAKADPVTVKVMEPIPGDWTMLLESQPHTKDASNLAFWLVQVPAEGAVTLTWRVQVRH